The sequence CTTCTCGGTGTAATTATCTTTGGGGCAGGGCTGTTGTATCAAATATACCGAAGGAGGACCTGCTATGCCAGACTGCCTTTCCTAAAAATCCTTGAAAAATTCTTGAACATCAGTCTAGAATCAGAATACAATCCAGCCATCTCCTGTTTCCGTGTAATTACCAGTGCGTTTACTGCTATTGCTATTTTGGCTGTGGACTTCCCACTTTTTCCCAGAAGATTTGCCAAAACTGAGCTCTATGGGACAGGAGCAATGGATTTTGGAGTAGGTGGCTTTGTTTTTGGGTCTGCAATGGTTTGTCTAGAGGTCAGGAGGAGAAAATATATGGAAGGGTCCAAATTGCATTACTTTACAAACTCATTGTACTCTGTTTGGCCATTAGTCTTCCTAGGAATCGGACGATTAGCCATTATAAAATCAATAGGCTATCAGGAACATTTAACAGAGTATGGAGTTCACTGGAACTTTTTCTTTACCATAATAGTTGTGAAATTGATAACACCACTGCTGTTGATTATTTTTCCCCTAAATAAGTCCTGGATTATTGCCCTCGGCATTACTGTATTATACCAGCTAGCCCTTGACTTTACCTCACTGAAGAGGTTAATATTATATGGCACTGATGGTAGTGGCACACGGGTTGGTCTATTAAATGCCAACCGCGAAGGAATAATCTCTACCCTGGGGTATGTGGCAATACACATGGCTGGTGTGCAAACAGGGTTATATATGCATAAGAACCGATCACATATCAAAGACTTGATAAAAGTAGCCTGTTTTCTTTTACTGGCAGCTATTAGCCTCTTCATATCTCTTTACGTAGTTCAAGTAAATGTAGAAGCAGTATCTCGAAGAATGGCAAATTTAGCCTTTTGTATTTGGATAGTTGCTTCTAGCCTGATCCTTCTTAGTAGTTTATTACTGGGTGATATAATTTTGAGTTTTGCCAAATTTCTAATTAAAGGAGCTCTAGTACCATGTTCTTGGAAACTTATCCAGTCACCTGttacaaataaaaagcattcagAATCTCTAGTCCCTGAAGCCGAAAGAATGGAACCCAGTCTTTGTTTAATCACAGCTCTAAACAGAAAacagttaatatttttcttgctGTCAAATATAACAACTGGCCTGATCAACCTGATGGTAGATACATTACACAGCAGTACCTTGTGGGCCTTATTTGTGGTCAATCTCTATATGTTTTCCAACTGTTTAattgtatatgtactatatttgcAAGATAAGACTGTACAATTTTGGTGATCAGCAGGAGTAGGATATATAAGTATTTGGGCAATATTTAATGAGGAATATTAATTGTAAAGAAATTGTGCTTTTGGCAACAGTGTTaaccatattttattataaaatagtttcaGTCATCTAAACAGCAGTGatgcttaattatttttttttttgagacagagtcttgctctgttacccaggctggagtgtagtggtgccatctcagctcactgcaacctccacctcccgggttcaagcaattctcctgcctcagcctcctgagtagctggcactgtaggcatgtaccaccatgcccagctaatttttatatttttagtagagatggggttttgccatattggccaggctggtctcaaactcctgaactcaagtgataacacccaccttggcctcccaaagtgctgggattacaggtgtgagccaccacactgggccaatgcttaatattttaatgtatctcAACAATAAAACCAAGAAGAAACAAAGCCTTTTGACTTGTTAGAATGTATTAAGtagtattttaaagaaactttatAGTTGTGACA comes from Homo sapiens chromosome 17, GRCh38.p14 Primary Assembly and encodes:
- the PIGW gene encoding glucosaminyl-phosphatidylinositol-acyltransferase PIGW, translated to MSEKQMKEAFVSNLNGTTVLEITQGLCFPAFCILCRGFLIIFSQYLCSFSPTWKTRFLTDFVVLIVPMVATLTIWASFILLELLGVIIFGAGLLYQIYRRRTCYARLPFLKILEKFLNISLESEYNPAISCFRVITSAFTAIAILAVDFPLFPRRFAKTELYGTGAMDFGVGGFVFGSAMVCLEVRRRKYMEGSKLHYFTNSLYSVWPLVFLGIGRLAIIKSIGYQEHLTEYGVHWNFFFTIIVVKLITPLLLIIFPLNKSWIIALGITVLYQLALDFTSLKRLILYGTDGSGTRVGLLNANREGIISTLGYVAIHMAGVQTGLYMHKNRSHIKDLIKVACFLLLAAISLFISLYVVQVNVEAVSRRMANLAFCIWIVASSLILLSSLLLGDIILSFAKFLIKGALVPCSWKLIQSPVTNKKHSESLVPEAERMEPSLCLITALNRKQLIFFLLSNITTGLINLMVDTLHSSTLWALFVVNLYMFSNCLIVYVLYLQDKTVQFW